A region of Lycium barbarum isolate Lr01 chromosome 1, ASM1917538v2, whole genome shotgun sequence DNA encodes the following proteins:
- the LOC132613520 gene encoding uncharacterized protein LOC132613520: protein MVQNKFDVLNTVEEGEIPCTSTSKAEGENSNANGNKDGQSNQVENRLNNANTTHVSTQGQLCDQEVMPDIIQEKEVHSSRADEAEAKELNTGERQYEDGEQINIDGDSSKKDSVEDTYHGGTNTDNVEEGTNTTEKRTSLRQVEIPDKEEVEKQTVYPDHDEHVDFDDTGLDGVKEATEGSPSVTIHNPEQREGKVQENVQSIESTVVDVTSDKMKEQVYMEQDGDPPDHSSSEKAMVISHTDHQQVTFCRKSSLIKELHDLISHNIDGLEVEEDVRDLLKEDKEENIKQNK, encoded by the exons ATGGTGCAAAACAAATTTGATGTGCTAAACACTGTGGAGGAAGGTGAGATACCATGTACAAGTACATCCAAAGCTGAGGGGGAGAACTCTAATGCAAATGGAAACAAGGATGGTCAAAGTAATCAGGTGGAGAATAGGCTGAATAATGCAAATACTACTCATGTTTCCACACAAGGTCAGCTATGTGATCAGGAAGTTATGCCAGACATTATTCAGGAAAAAGAAGTTCATAGCTCACGGGCTGATGAGGCGGAGGCAAAGGAATTGAATACAGGAGAAAGGCAATATGAAGATGGAGAACAAATTAATATTGATGGAGACTCTAGTAAAAAGGACAGTGTGGAAGATACATATCATGGTGGCACCAATACA GATAATGTGGAAGAAGGCACTAATACAACAGAAAAGAGAACAAGTTTGAGGCAAGTAGAGATTCCAGACAAAGAGGAGGTGGAAAAACAAACTGTTTATCCAGATCATGATGAACATGTGGATTTTGATGATACAGGATTAGATGGAGTAAAAGAGGCTACAGAGGGTTCTCCCTCAGTGACAATTCATAATCCTGAGCAAAGAGAAGGAAAAGTGCAGGAAAATGTTCAATCGATAGAGTCAACAGTAGTGGATGTCACAAGTGACAAGATGAAGGAGCAGGTGTATATGGAGCAAGATGGTGATCCACCAGATCATTCTTCCTCAGAAAAGGCAATGGTGATTTCACATACTGACCATCAACAGGTGACATTTTGTAGAAAGTCTTCCCTAATCAAAGAACTACATGACCTGATCTCTCATAATATAGATGGCTTGGAAGTAGAGGAGGATGTCAGAGATCTCCTTAAAGAAGACAAGGAGGAGAATATTAAGCAAAATAAGTAA